One window of the Thermococcus sp. P6 genome contains the following:
- the cas5b gene encoding type I-B CRISPR-associated protein Cas5b, translating into MIRVKLKAWTASFRFPTFQSGYQPTLPVPPPSTIQGILSAAKGEPVYLTKLPYVGYIFKSNGTAIDLERIYAIGKVQTDVIKREFLHNAELYLYLPDEWAGYFKKPKYQLLLGRSSDIATVEEVKRTELEEGRAPLSGTLVPIELGIPGIVHALVVEYDYSTVPRKASIVKPFVVLPFEKRGRPIETLFDPELGVGVYLHRWGG; encoded by the coding sequence ATGATAAGGGTTAAACTTAAAGCCTGGACGGCCTCCTTTCGCTTTCCAACTTTCCAATCGGGTTACCAGCCAACCCTTCCAGTTCCACCACCGTCCACGATCCAGGGGATACTCTCAGCAGCAAAGGGAGAACCGGTATATCTAACGAAACTCCCATACGTCGGTTACATCTTTAAGAGCAACGGTACCGCCATCGACCTCGAGAGGATATACGCCATTGGAAAGGTTCAAACGGATGTGATAAAGCGAGAGTTCCTCCATAATGCAGAACTCTACCTCTACCTGCCGGATGAATGGGCAGGCTACTTTAAGAAACCAAAGTACCAGCTCCTCCTCGGCCGTTCCAGTGATATAGCGACGGTCGAAGAGGTAAAGCGCACAGAACTGGAAGAAGGCAGGGCACCTTTAAGCGGAACCCTTGTTCCAATTGAACTCGGGATCCCGGGAATAGTGCACGCCCTCGTCGTCGAATACGACTACTCAACCGTTCCCAGAAAAGCAAGTATTGTGAAGCCCTTCGTCGTTCTGCCCTTTGAAAAGAGGGGAAGACCCATAGAAACACTCTTCGATCCGGAGCTTGGAGTCGGCGTTTATCTCCACAGGTGGGGAGGATGA